From a single Alloactinosynnema sp. L-07 genomic region:
- the nucS gene encoding endonuclease NucS has product MRLVIARCQVDYAGRLTAHLPMANRLLLVKADGSVSVHSDDRAYKPLNWMTPPCWLTEDDGVWTVQNKAGEKIVITIEEIMHDSSHELGAEPGLVKDGVEAHLQELLAEHIKTLGDGYTLVRREFPTAIGPVDIMARDADGKSVAVEIKRRGEIDGVEQLTRYLELLNRDPLLSPVQGVFAAQIIKPQARVLAEDRGIRCVTLDYDALRGIVSDEFRLF; this is encoded by the coding sequence GTGCGCCTAGTGATTGCTCGCTGCCAGGTCGACTACGCCGGACGGCTGACCGCCCACCTGCCCATGGCCAACCGGCTGCTGCTGGTGAAGGCCGACGGCTCGGTCTCGGTCCACTCCGACGACCGCGCCTACAAGCCGCTGAACTGGATGACCCCGCCCTGCTGGCTCACCGAGGACGACGGCGTCTGGACGGTGCAGAACAAGGCGGGCGAGAAGATCGTGATCACGATCGAGGAGATCATGCACGACTCGTCGCACGAACTCGGCGCCGAACCAGGCCTGGTCAAGGACGGCGTCGAGGCCCACCTCCAGGAACTCCTCGCCGAACACATCAAGACCCTCGGCGACGGATACACGCTGGTCCGCCGCGAGTTCCCGACCGCCATCGGCCCGGTCGACATCATGGCCCGCGACGCCGACGGCAAGAGCGTGGCGGTCGAGATCAAGCGCCGGGGCGAGATCGACGGGGTCGAGCAGCTCACTCGGTACCTGGAACTGCTCAACCGCGACCCGCTGCTGTCCCCGGTCCAGGGCGTCTTCGCCGCCCAGATCATCAAACCGCAGGCCAGAGTGCTGGCCGAGGACCGCGGCATCCGCTGCGTCACCCTCGACTACGACGCCCTGCGCGGCATCGTGTCCGACGAGTTCCGCCTGTTCTAG
- a CDS encoding MoxR family ATPase has translation MPPFASPADAAARLAEVGYIADQAIATTVFLAGVLGKPLLVEGPAGVGKTELAKAVAAATGAGLVRLQCYEGLDEARALYEWNYSKQLLRIQAGRSEETWEQAHDDIFTDEFLLERPLLAAIRRDEPTVLLVDETDKGDVEIEALLLEVLSDFQITIPELGTIEATRRPFVVLTSNASRELSEALRRRCLYLHVGYPTPERERDIVLRRVPGLADALAERLVGVVAGLRGLELKKAPSIAETIDWARTLVALGVATVDERTISDTLGVLLKHVSDHERAAKELGLRG, from the coding sequence ATGCCGCCTTTCGCCAGCCCCGCTGACGCTGCCGCTCGGCTCGCGGAGGTCGGCTACATCGCCGACCAGGCCATCGCGACCACCGTGTTCCTCGCGGGTGTACTCGGCAAGCCGCTGCTCGTCGAAGGACCCGCCGGTGTCGGCAAGACCGAGCTCGCCAAGGCCGTCGCCGCCGCCACGGGCGCCGGTCTGGTCCGGCTCCAGTGCTACGAGGGCCTGGACGAGGCCCGCGCGCTCTACGAGTGGAACTACTCCAAGCAGCTGCTGCGCATCCAGGCGGGCCGGTCGGAGGAAACCTGGGAGCAGGCCCACGACGACATCTTCACCGACGAGTTCCTGCTGGAGCGGCCCCTGCTGGCGGCGATCCGCCGGGACGAGCCCACGGTGCTGCTGGTCGACGAGACCGACAAGGGCGATGTCGAGATCGAGGCGCTGCTGCTGGAGGTGCTGTCGGACTTCCAGATCACCATCCCCGAACTGGGCACCATCGAGGCCACGCGGCGCCCGTTCGTCGTGCTCACCTCCAACGCCAGCCGGGAGCTCTCCGAGGCGCTGCGCCGCCGCTGCCTCTACCTGCACGTCGGCTATCCGACCCCGGAGCGGGAACGCGACATCGTCCTGCGTCGGGTGCCGGGACTGGCCGACGCGCTGGCCGAGCGCCTCGTCGGCGTGGTGGCCGGGCTGCGTGGCCTGGAGTTGAAGAAGGCGCCGTCGATCGCCGAGACGATCGACTGGGCCCGCACGCTCGTCGCGCTCGGAGTGGCCACAGTGGACGAACGGACGATCTCGGACACGCTCGGCGTGCTCCTCAAACACGTCTCCGACCACGAGCGCGCGGCCAAGGAACTCGGGCTGCGCGGCTGA